The Collimonas sp. PA-H2 genome contains a region encoding:
- a CDS encoding amino acid ABC transporter permease: MDFRWSIIQGYAPLFVKGFFMTLQVAVISIIIGTILGLFLGMLRLAEVKQGPWKWPFRVVKGLASFYVAFFRGTPLFVQILLIHFAVMPVLIHQDNGLLISGELARTIKQDYGAFISGVVALSLNAGAYISEIFRAGIQSIDRGQSYAASSLGMGYKLTMRYVVLPQAFRRMLPPLGNEAITLLKDSSLVSAIGLAELAYAARTVAGAYSRYWEPYITISVVYFAMTMILATLVGRLEKKYAAPHHR; the protein is encoded by the coding sequence ATGGATTTCCGCTGGAGCATCATACAAGGCTACGCGCCGCTATTCGTCAAAGGCTTCTTCATGACGCTGCAGGTCGCCGTGATCAGTATCATCATCGGCACCATCCTCGGATTATTTCTAGGCATGCTGCGCCTGGCTGAAGTCAAGCAGGGTCCCTGGAAATGGCCCTTCCGCGTAGTCAAGGGACTGGCTAGCTTCTATGTGGCCTTCTTCCGCGGCACGCCGCTGTTCGTGCAGATCCTGCTGATCCACTTCGCCGTCATGCCGGTGCTGATCCACCAGGACAACGGCTTGCTGATTTCCGGCGAACTGGCGCGCACCATCAAGCAAGACTACGGCGCTTTCATCTCCGGCGTGGTGGCCCTGTCGCTGAATGCCGGCGCCTATATTTCCGAGATTTTCCGTGCCGGCATCCAGTCCATCGACCGCGGCCAGAGTTATGCCGCCTCCAGCCTTGGCATGGGCTACAAGCTGACCATGCGCTACGTGGTGCTGCCGCAAGCCTTCCGCCGCATGCTGCCGCCGCTCGGCAATGAAGCCATTACCCTGCTCAAGGACTCTTCGCTGGTGTCCGCCATCGGCCTGGCCGAACTGGCTTACGCGGCTAGGACTGTGGCCGGTGCTTATTCGCGTTACTGGGAGCCGTACATCACCATTTCGGTGGTGTATTTCGCCATGACGATGATACTGGCGACGCTGGTGGGCCGGCTGGAAAAGAAATACGCGGCGCCGCATCATCGCTGA
- a CDS encoding basic amino acid ABC transporter substrate-binding protein, translating into MKKLLSRYLPLCALSMSLLALGACSKKEEAPAAAAKQTLYVVGVESAYAPFSAENEKKEVVGFDIDLMKAIAAKIGIEVKFIPTPFEGIFNFLAQGDRDLLISAITITDERKQTVDFSTPYFEASQLIAVPQGNTSVKQFSDLKSLKIGVQSATTGDEVVQNLVGKNNPSIKRFDSTTLALKELESGGVDAVVADDPVVRNYITNNPSASFRVVTDAGFPKEYYGIAVRKGNAELLEKINKGLADVKADGSFDKINQKYFGNAK; encoded by the coding sequence ATGAAAAAATTGTTAAGCCGCTATCTGCCGCTGTGCGCCCTGAGCATGAGCCTGCTCGCGCTCGGCGCCTGCAGTAAAAAAGAAGAAGCGCCGGCCGCGGCAGCCAAGCAGACCCTGTATGTAGTCGGGGTGGAATCGGCCTACGCACCGTTTTCCGCGGAAAACGAAAAGAAGGAAGTGGTCGGTTTCGATATCGATCTGATGAAGGCGATCGCGGCCAAAATCGGCATCGAGGTGAAATTCATTCCGACGCCGTTTGAAGGGATTTTTAATTTCCTGGCGCAAGGCGACCGCGACCTGCTGATTTCCGCCATCACCATTACCGATGAACGCAAGCAGACGGTGGACTTTTCAACACCTTATTTCGAAGCCAGCCAGCTGATCGCCGTCCCGCAAGGCAATACCTCGGTCAAGCAGTTCAGCGACCTGAAGAGCTTGAAGATCGGCGTGCAAAGCGCAACCACCGGCGACGAAGTGGTGCAGAACCTGGTCGGCAAGAACAACCCCAGCATCAAGCGTTTCGATTCCACCACGCTGGCCTTGAAGGAACTCGAAAGCGGCGGCGTCGACGCCGTGGTGGCCGACGATCCGGTGGTGCGGAATTACATTACCAACAATCCATCCGCCAGCTTCCGCGTGGTGACCGACGCCGGTTTCCCGAAAGAGTACTACGGCATTGCGGTACGCAAAGGCAATGCCGAACTGCTGGAGAAAATCAACAAAGGGCTGGCCGACGTCAAGGCGGATGGCAGTTTCGACAAGATCAACCAGAAGTATTTTGGCAACGCCAAGTAA
- a CDS encoding basic amino acid ABC transporter substrate-binding protein produces the protein MKQRYLPALALLCSLAVLTACGKKEASSTTAAATTEYVVGADGAYAPFASENEQKELVGFDVEIMKAVADKAGIKVKIVNTPFDGLFNALAQGDRDILISTITINDQRKQSMDFSEPYFVAKQLIVLPASSKVAKFEDLKAQKIGVQSGTTADEAAQNLVGKNSPSVKRFESMPLAFQELEGGGVDAVVGDNGVVTNFVKNNPGKNFRIVNDPAFPKEYYGIAVKKGNSELLAKLNHGLELIKADGTEDRIYKKYFAEEKL, from the coding sequence ATGAAACAACGATATCTTCCCGCGCTGGCGCTGCTGTGTTCGCTGGCGGTGCTGACTGCCTGCGGCAAAAAAGAAGCTTCCTCAACAACAGCTGCGGCCACCACCGAATACGTGGTCGGCGCAGACGGCGCTTATGCCCCCTTCGCATCCGAGAATGAACAGAAGGAACTAGTCGGCTTCGATGTCGAGATCATGAAAGCCGTGGCTGACAAGGCCGGCATCAAGGTCAAGATCGTCAATACGCCGTTCGACGGCCTGTTCAATGCGCTGGCCCAGGGCGACCGCGACATCCTGATTTCCACCATCACGATCAACGACCAGCGCAAGCAAAGCATGGATTTCTCCGAGCCCTACTTCGTCGCCAAGCAGTTGATCGTGCTGCCAGCCAGTTCCAAGGTCGCCAAGTTCGAAGACCTGAAAGCCCAGAAAATCGGCGTCCAGAGCGGCACTACCGCGGATGAAGCGGCGCAGAACCTGGTCGGCAAGAACAGCCCGAGCGTCAAGCGCTTCGAATCGATGCCGCTGGCGTTCCAGGAACTGGAAGGCGGCGGCGTCGATGCCGTGGTCGGCGACAACGGCGTGGTCACTAATTTCGTGAAGAACAATCCGGGCAAGAACTTCCGCATCGTCAACGATCCGGCCTTCCCCAAGGAGTACTACGGCATCGCGGTCAAGAAGGGCAACAGCGAACTGCTTGCCAAGCTCAACCACGGCCTGGAACTGATCAAGGCAGACGGCACGGAAGACCGCATATACAAGAAGTATTTCGCAGAAGAGAAGCTATAA
- a CDS encoding basic amino acid ABC transporter substrate-binding protein, translated as MKRIFNLSLCVLSAALLLAACGKQEPKTTAAAEPKEYLVGAEATFAPFEYQNEQKEIVGFDVDVMNAIADKGGFKIKFVNTPFEGIFNFLAQGDRDLLASAITITDERKQTVDFSEPYFEANQLIVVPKDSKVTKFTDLKSMKVGVQSATTGDEIVQKELGKSNPNIKRLESATLVMKELEGGGVEAVVSDNGVIKNYIKNNPSEGFRFIADPAFPKEYYGIAVKKGNAELLAKVNKGLAAIKADGTYDKIYAKYFADTAK; from the coding sequence ATGAAACGAATTTTCAATCTGAGTCTGTGCGTACTGTCCGCGGCGCTGTTGCTGGCTGCCTGCGGCAAGCAAGAGCCGAAAACCACGGCAGCGGCCGAGCCTAAGGAATATCTGGTCGGCGCCGAAGCGACTTTTGCGCCGTTTGAGTACCAGAATGAACAAAAGGAAATCGTCGGCTTCGATGTCGACGTCATGAACGCCATCGCCGACAAGGGCGGTTTCAAGATCAAGTTCGTCAACACGCCGTTTGAAGGCATCTTCAACTTCCTGGCGCAGGGCGACCGCGATCTGCTGGCGTCGGCCATCACCATCACCGACGAACGCAAGCAGACGGTCGACTTTTCCGAGCCCTACTTCGAAGCGAATCAGCTGATCGTGGTGCCGAAGGATTCCAAGGTCACCAAATTCACCGACCTCAAGAGCATGAAGGTAGGCGTGCAAAGCGCCACCACCGGCGATGAAATCGTGCAAAAGGAACTGGGCAAGAGCAACCCGAACATCAAGCGTCTGGAATCGGCGACGCTGGTGATGAAGGAACTCGAAGGCGGCGGCGTCGAGGCTGTGGTTTCCGACAATGGCGTGATCAAGAACTACATCAAGAACAACCCGTCCGAAGGTTTCCGCTTTATCGCGGACCCGGCCTTTCCTAAAGAGTATTACGGCATCGCCGTCAAGAAAGGCAATGCGGAACTGTTAGCCAAGGTCAACAAGGGACTGGCGGCGATCAAGGCCGACGGTACCTACGACAAGATCTACGCCAAGTATTTCGCCGACACAGCCAAATAA
- a CDS encoding substrate-binding domain-containing protein has protein sequence MFKVKIKPHWEISRDAEQPLDTAVLLALLTAIQETGSIANAAKQIGSSYRHVWGLLREAEKMFGHPLIQTGRGRGSELLPLAEKLIWADRRIAARLSPTLESLASELEGELSKAVSVQPQVIRLNASHGFAVAALLNQLNERHLPVELRYRNSADAVAALAREECDLAGFHVPLGEFEEAAVASYSHWLDKHKHCLIHLAVRNQGLMVAPGNPKHIVSLADLSRDGVLFVNRQPGSGTRMLLELMLSRQGLSPTAIDGFETAEFTHSAIAAFIASGMADVGFGVQTAAERFGLDFIPLIRERYFFAVPVSAMKDPLMQQVIDILQSASFRAIVNQLHGYDGNATGEILSLAKAFKSLH, from the coding sequence ATGTTTAAAGTCAAAATCAAACCGCACTGGGAAATCTCGCGCGACGCCGAGCAGCCGCTGGATACTGCCGTGCTGCTGGCATTGCTGACAGCGATCCAAGAAACCGGCTCGATCGCCAACGCCGCCAAGCAGATCGGCAGTTCCTACCGGCACGTCTGGGGCTTGCTGCGGGAAGCGGAAAAAATGTTCGGCCACCCATTAATACAAACCGGGCGCGGCCGCGGCAGCGAATTGCTGCCACTGGCGGAAAAACTGATCTGGGCCGATCGCCGCATTGCGGCGCGGCTATCGCCGACGCTGGAAAGCCTGGCGTCGGAACTGGAAGGCGAATTGAGCAAGGCGGTCAGCGTCCAGCCGCAGGTGATCCGGCTCAACGCCAGCCATGGCTTTGCCGTGGCGGCGCTGCTTAACCAGCTGAACGAACGGCATTTGCCGGTGGAGCTGCGCTATCGCAACAGCGCCGATGCGGTGGCGGCGCTGGCGCGCGAGGAATGCGACCTGGCAGGCTTTCACGTACCGCTGGGGGAGTTTGAAGAAGCTGCCGTGGCTAGCTACAGTCATTGGCTGGACAAGCACAAGCATTGTTTAATCCATCTAGCGGTACGCAACCAAGGCTTAATGGTCGCCCCCGGCAATCCGAAACATATAGTCAGCCTGGCCGACCTCAGTCGCGACGGCGTGCTGTTTGTCAATCGCCAGCCGGGTTCGGGCACCCGCATGCTGCTGGAACTGATGCTGTCGCGGCAAGGCTTATCGCCGACCGCCATCGATGGTTTCGAGACGGCGGAATTCACGCACTCGGCAATTGCCGCCTTCATCGCCAGCGGCATGGCCGATGTCGGCTTCGGGGTCCAGACCGCCGCCGAACGCTTCGGCCTGGACTTCATCCCCCTGATCCGCGAACGCTACTTCTTTGCGGTGCCGGTCAGCGCCATGAAAGATCCCTTGATGCAGCAGGTCATCGACATCCTGCAGTCAGCCTCGTTCCGCGCCATCGTCAACCAGCTGCACGGCTACGACGGCAATGCCACCGGCGAGATCCTGTCGCTTGCCAAGGCCTTCAAGAGCCTGCACTAA
- a CDS encoding OFA family MFS transporter has product MGFLDKQRTIAGPGFNRWLVPPAALAIHLCIGMAYGFSVFWLPLSKAIGIKESVACSKDMSFFAEIFASNCDWKISMLGWIFTMFFVLLGTSAAIWGGWLEHVGPRKAGFVAALCWCGGLLISALGVYEHQIWLIWLGSGLIGGVGLGLGYISPVSTLIKWFPDRRGMATGMAIMGFGGGALIGSPLADKLMKHFATDASVGVWQTFVVMALIYLVFMMAGAFGYRIPPSGWKPAGWTPPVASSNAMITQHHVHASKVWGIPQFWLVWLVLCLNVSAGIGVIGMASPMLQEMFGGHLLGVTTKFSELSGDQVKAIAAIAAGFTGLISLFNIGGRFVWASCSDYIGRKMTYVVFFVLGFVLYVSLPWSGTTGSVALFVAAVCLILSMYGGGFATVPAYLADLFGTQMVGAIHGRLLTAWATAGILGPVVVNYMREYQLGLGMPRESVYNTTMYILAGMLVLGLLCNLMIRPIAAKHFMTPEELAREKQLAREQASAKGEAVLPPDVMARIGSGGSPALLWLSWAAVIIPLVWGISITLQKSAVLFK; this is encoded by the coding sequence ATGGGGTTTCTAGATAAACAACGGACCATTGCAGGTCCTGGTTTCAACCGCTGGCTTGTGCCGCCGGCGGCGTTGGCGATACATCTGTGTATTGGCATGGCTTATGGTTTTTCGGTGTTCTGGCTGCCGCTGTCGAAGGCAATCGGGATCAAGGAATCGGTGGCCTGTTCTAAGGATATGAGTTTCTTTGCTGAAATATTTGCTAGCAATTGCGACTGGAAGATTTCGATGCTGGGCTGGATTTTCACCATGTTCTTCGTCTTGCTGGGAACCTCGGCGGCAATCTGGGGCGGCTGGCTGGAACACGTTGGTCCGCGCAAGGCTGGGTTCGTGGCCGCGCTGTGCTGGTGCGGCGGCCTGCTGATTTCGGCGCTAGGCGTTTATGAGCATCAGATCTGGCTGATCTGGCTGGGTTCCGGCCTGATTGGCGGCGTTGGTCTCGGCCTGGGATATATCTCGCCGGTGTCGACCTTGATCAAATGGTTTCCGGACCGCCGCGGCATGGCGACCGGCATGGCGATCATGGGTTTCGGCGGCGGTGCGCTGATCGGCAGCCCGCTGGCGGACAAGCTGATGAAGCATTTCGCGACGGATGCCTCGGTCGGCGTGTGGCAGACATTTGTAGTGATGGCACTGATTTACCTGGTGTTCATGATGGCTGGCGCTTTCGGCTACCGGATCCCGCCCAGCGGCTGGAAGCCGGCCGGCTGGACCCCGCCGGTGGCCAGCAGCAACGCCATGATCACGCAGCATCACGTGCATGCCAGCAAAGTCTGGGGCATTCCGCAGTTCTGGCTGGTATGGCTGGTGCTGTGCCTGAATGTGTCGGCAGGTATCGGCGTGATCGGCATGGCGTCGCCGATGCTGCAGGAGATGTTCGGTGGCCATCTGCTCGGCGTCACCACGAAGTTTTCCGAGTTGTCGGGCGACCAGGTGAAGGCGATTGCCGCGATTGCCGCGGGCTTTACCGGCCTGATCAGCCTGTTCAATATCGGCGGCCGCTTCGTCTGGGCTAGCTGCTCGGATTACATCGGGCGCAAGATGACATATGTGGTGTTCTTTGTACTTGGTTTTGTGCTGTATGTAAGCCTGCCTTGGTCCGGCACGACTGGCAGCGTGGCCTTGTTCGTGGCGGCGGTGTGCCTGATTTTGTCGATGTACGGCGGCGGCTTTGCTACCGTGCCGGCTTATCTGGCGGACTTGTTCGGTACGCAGATGGTGGGTGCGATCCATGGCCGTCTGCTGACTGCCTGGGCGACCGCCGGGATTCTCGGGCCAGTGGTGGTGAACTACATGCGCGAGTACCAGCTCGGTTTGGGCATGCCGCGCGAATCGGTTTACAACACCACCATGTACATCCTGGCCGGGATGCTGGTGCTGGGCTTGCTGTGCAACCTGATGATCCGTCCGATCGCAGCCAAGCATTTCATGACGCCGGAAGAACTGGCGCGCGAAAAGCAGCTGGCGCGCGAGCAGGCTTCGGCCAAGGGCGAGGCAGTGCTGCCGCCTGACGTGATGGCGCGCATCGGCAGCGGCGGCAGTCCTGCGCTGTTGTGGCTGTCGTGGGCAGCAGTAATCATTCCGCTGGTCTGGGGGATTTCGATCACCCTGCAAAAGTCGGCGGTGCTGTTCAAGTAA
- a CDS encoding formate dehydrogenase subunit gamma has product MQIEASVPQAVPSDPSVDLNQVRSIIQEFKTLPGAMLPVLHAIQDALGHVPPSVVPLIADELNLSRAEVHGVISFYHHFRQQPAGRHIVQICRAEACQAVGADALVAHAKAALGCDFHGTSSDGQFTLEPVYCLGQCACGPNMQIDDDLHARVSNDKFNRVLRAKRGVQ; this is encoded by the coding sequence ATGCAAATCGAAGCTAGTGTTCCGCAAGCTGTGCCGTCGGACCCGTCTGTCGACCTGAATCAGGTCAGATCCATTATTCAAGAATTCAAGACGCTGCCTGGCGCCATGCTGCCCGTGCTGCATGCGATCCAGGATGCGCTCGGCCATGTGCCGCCATCGGTGGTGCCGCTGATCGCTGATGAGCTGAATCTCTCGCGTGCTGAAGTGCACGGCGTGATCAGCTTCTATCACCATTTCCGCCAGCAGCCGGCTGGCCGCCACATCGTGCAGATCTGCCGTGCCGAAGCTTGCCAGGCAGTCGGTGCCGATGCGTTGGTGGCGCACGCCAAGGCGGCCCTGGGCTGCGACTTCCACGGCACCAGCAGCGATGGCCAGTTCACGCTGGAGCCGGTGTATTGCCTGGGGCAGTGCGCCTGCGGCCCGAACATGCAGATCGATGACGATCTGCACGCCCGCGTCAGCAACGACAAATTCAATCGCGTGTTGCGCGCCAAGCGAGGTGTGCAATGA
- a CDS encoding NADH-quinone oxidoreductase subunit NuoF: protein MSALNTPVTIYVPRDSTALALGADQVAAAIAQQAAQRGISINLVRNGSRGMFWLEPLVEVATAAGRIGYGPVESDDVAALFDAGFLSGAQHSSALGLVEEIPYLKKQERLTFARVGITDPLSLPDYLAHEGYAGLRRALGMSGAELVQEVLDSGLRGRGGAAFPTGIKWKTVAATSAKQKYIVCNADEGDSGTFSDRMVMEDDPFMLIEGMTIAALAVGATRGYIYVRSEYPHAIAVLNQAIATANSAGYLGDNILGSASSFHLEVRKGAGAYICGEETALLESLEGKRGVVRAKPPLPAIEGLFGKPTVINNVISLASVPIILARGAAFYKNYGMGRSLGTLPMQLAGNIRRGGLVEKAFGVTLRELLQDFGGGTASGKPIRAVQVGGPLGPYLPPLLFDTKLDYEAMAAVGGMLGHGGIVVFDDSVDMAKQARYAMEFCAVESCGKCTPCRIGSTRGVEVIDKIVAGESHVVVQQIKLLRDLCDTMVNGSLCAMGSMTPLPVLSALDHFPEDFGKGQLGQAA from the coding sequence ATGAGCGCTCTCAACACCCCGGTCACCATCTATGTCCCGCGCGATTCGACCGCGCTTGCGCTCGGCGCCGACCAGGTTGCCGCGGCAATCGCGCAGCAGGCGGCGCAGCGCGGCATCAGCATCAACCTGGTGCGTAACGGCTCGCGCGGCATGTTCTGGCTGGAGCCGCTGGTTGAGGTGGCGACCGCGGCAGGGCGCATCGGCTACGGTCCGGTTGAAAGCGACGATGTCGCCGCGCTGTTCGACGCCGGTTTCCTCAGCGGCGCCCAGCACAGTTCAGCCCTGGGGCTGGTCGAAGAAATACCTTATTTGAAAAAGCAGGAGCGCCTGACCTTTGCCCGAGTCGGCATCACCGATCCGCTCTCGCTGCCAGACTACCTGGCGCATGAAGGCTATGCCGGGCTGCGGCGCGCCCTCGGCATGTCGGGCGCAGAGCTGGTGCAGGAAGTGCTGGATTCCGGCTTGCGCGGCCGCGGCGGCGCGGCTTTTCCGACCGGAATCAAATGGAAGACGGTCGCTGCAACCAGTGCCAAGCAGAAGTACATCGTCTGCAATGCCGATGAAGGCGATTCCGGTACCTTCTCTGATCGCATGGTGATGGAAGATGATCCTTTCATGCTGATCGAGGGCATGACGATTGCCGCGCTGGCAGTAGGCGCCACGCGCGGTTATATCTACGTCCGCTCGGAATATCCGCACGCCATCGCCGTGCTGAACCAGGCCATCGCCACGGCCAACAGCGCCGGCTATCTCGGCGATAACATCCTCGGTTCGGCCAGCAGCTTCCACCTGGAAGTGCGCAAAGGCGCCGGCGCCTACATCTGCGGCGAAGAAACCGCCTTGCTGGAAAGCCTGGAGGGCAAGCGCGGCGTGGTGCGCGCCAAGCCGCCGCTGCCCGCCATCGAGGGCTTGTTCGGCAAACCGACTGTCATCAACAATGTGATCTCGCTGGCCTCGGTGCCTATCATCCTGGCGCGTGGCGCCGCCTTCTACAAGAACTACGGCATGGGCCGTTCGCTGGGCACGCTGCCGATGCAGCTGGCCGGCAACATCCGCCGTGGCGGCCTGGTGGAAAAGGCTTTCGGCGTGACCTTGCGCGAATTGCTGCAGGACTTTGGCGGCGGCACCGCCAGCGGCAAGCCGATTCGCGCGGTGCAGGTCGGCGGCCCGCTGGGGCCTTACCTGCCGCCATTGTTATTTGATACCAAACTCGACTACGAAGCCATGGCGGCGGTGGGCGGCATGCTGGGGCATGGCGGCATCGTGGTGTTTGACGATAGCGTCGACATGGCGAAGCAAGCCAGATACGCGATGGAATTCTGCGCGGTCGAATCCTGCGGCAAATGCACGCCTTGCCGCATCGGCTCAACCCGCGGGGTAGAGGTGATCGACAAGATCGTTGCAGGTGAATCTCATGTCGTCGTGCAACAGATCAAGCTGCTGCGCGATCTGTGCGACACCATGGTCAACGGTTCCCTGTGCGCGATGGGCAGCATGACGCCGCTGCCGGTGCTGTCGGCGCTTGACCACTTCCCCGAGGATTTCGGCAAGGGCCAGCTCGGCCAGGCCGCTTGA